From Arcticibacter tournemirensis, one genomic window encodes:
- a CDS encoding RNA recognition motif domain-containing protein, producing the protein MVKLFAGGFPRDLEELELKEIFEQFGKVESVNIVRDKHTGISRRFGFVDMAEDEDAKQAIINLHEASIDEETISVKYADDRQKEKQTKRPAARKIEFKSKPKTYQKLSRPGEVTYQKVSRPGEGTPFKRPRKRIR; encoded by the coding sequence ATGGTTAAGTTATTTGCAGGCGGGTTTCCGCGCGATCTTGAGGAACTTGAATTAAAGGAGATCTTTGAACAATTTGGGAAGGTAGAGTCTGTTAATATTGTACGGGATAAACATACTGGTATAAGCAGAAGATTTGGATTTGTAGACATGGCGGAAGACGAAGACGCCAAGCAAGCCATCATTAATTTACATGAAGCGAGCATTGATGAGGAAACTATCAGTGTGAAGTATGCTGATGACCGTCAAAAGGAAAAGCAAACTAAACGCCCTGCTGCCAGGAAGATAGAGTTTAAGTCAAAGCCTAAAACATATCAGAAGCTAAGTCGTCCGGGAGAGGTTACTTATCAAAAGGTAAGCCGTCCGGGTGAGGGAACTCCGTTTAAACGACCCCGGAAAAGGATCAGATAG
- a CDS encoding ribonuclease H-like YkuK family protein codes for MTWKKFSGEIIHSDIHDEVKKAIERESSLGNKLKVCIGTDSQVKGAVTDYATVIVFLREKKGAFMFIHQERSTRKMSIKERMLTEVQKSIEIAYALCDLLDLYQVDLEVHADINTNPMFKSNQALHEAMGYILSMGFVFKAKPEAFASSACANKMVH; via the coding sequence ATGACCTGGAAAAAATTCAGTGGAGAAATTATTCATTCGGACATTCACGATGAAGTAAAAAAAGCTATTGAGCGCGAAAGCAGCCTCGGCAACAAATTAAAAGTTTGTATTGGCACTGATTCGCAGGTGAAAGGGGCGGTAACGGACTATGCTACAGTAATTGTGTTTTTAAGGGAAAAGAAGGGAGCCTTTATGTTCATTCACCAGGAACGCAGCACCCGCAAAATGAGCATTAAAGAACGTATGCTTACCGAAGTTCAAAAATCAATTGAAATAGCGTACGCACTATGCGATCTGCTCGACCTGTATCAGGTAGATCTTGAAGTCCATGCCGATATTAATACTAATCCGATGTTCAAGTCAAATCAGGCCTTACATGAAGCAATGGGTTATATTTTGAGCATGGGTTTTGTATTCAAAGCAAAGCCCGAAGCATTTGCAAGCTCAGCCTGCGCCAACAAGATGGTTCATTAA
- the smpB gene encoding SsrA-binding protein SmpB, which produces MNINIKNKKAYFEYHILDKYTAGIQLLGTEIKSIREGKANLNDAFCSFFNDHLYVRNMHIAEYSHGSFYNHEAKRDRALLLTKKELKKLREKGEEKGYTIVPLHLFISERGFAKLEIGLAQGKKTFDKRDSIKERESKIELDRAMKR; this is translated from the coding sequence ATGAACATCAATATCAAAAATAAAAAGGCCTATTTTGAATACCATATCCTGGATAAGTATACCGCTGGCATTCAGCTCCTGGGTACGGAAATCAAGTCCATCCGTGAAGGAAAGGCGAACCTGAATGATGCGTTCTGCTCCTTCTTTAACGACCATCTGTATGTGCGGAATATGCATATTGCGGAATATTCACACGGATCCTTTTATAATCATGAGGCCAAACGCGATCGCGCCCTCCTTTTAACAAAGAAAGAGCTTAAGAAGCTCCGTGAGAAAGGTGAGGAAAAAGGATATACGATTGTCCCTCTGCATCTTTTTATCAGCGAACGAGGCTTCGCTAAGCTAGAAATAGGCCTGGCGCAGGGAAAGAAGACTTTCGATAAACGCGACAGTATTAAAGAACGTGAGAGTAAGATTGAACTCGACAGAGCAATGAAACGGTAA
- a CDS encoding RNA polymerase sigma factor, which yields MSSGKDSHIIETIKEYGRGLLSFIRRRVKSDADAEDILQDVWHQFCALVNAEPIEQTGAWLFRVARNKIIDRHKKKSEQLFTESVTEEEETFSFKEIMMVDNATPETEYLRNVFWKQFFAALEELPEEQRQVYLWHELEGLSFADIAVLTGENTGTLISRKRYAVLHLRNRLRLLRDEILIY from the coding sequence ATGTCATCAGGTAAGGACAGCCATATTATCGAAACCATCAAAGAATATGGCAGGGGCTTGCTGAGTTTCATCAGGCGGAGAGTCAAAAGTGATGCTGATGCTGAAGATATTTTGCAGGATGTCTGGCATCAATTCTGCGCGCTGGTGAACGCCGAACCGATAGAACAAACAGGGGCTTGGTTGTTCAGAGTAGCGAGGAACAAAATAATCGACCGTCACAAGAAGAAGTCAGAGCAACTATTTACAGAAAGCGTTACAGAAGAAGAGGAGACATTCTCCTTTAAAGAGATTATGATGGTAGACAACGCCACTCCGGAAACGGAATACCTTCGCAACGTTTTTTGGAAACAATTCTTTGCTGCTTTAGAAGAATTACCCGAAGAACAACGCCAGGTGTATCTATGGCACGAGCTTGAAGGCCTCTCTTTTGCTGATATCGCTGTGCTCACAGGTGAAAACACAGGCACTCTTATCTCCAGAAAAAGATACGCAGTGTTACACCTTCGAAACCGTCTTCGCCTGCTTAGAGATGAAATACTTATTTATTAG
- a CDS encoding outer membrane beta-barrel protein — protein sequence MKKTIKLLTAASAIALLFSVTETKAQDSQAWRLGVGLNGGVGTKDPYGFVLGGDVKLQKDLAGPVSLTLASGFNHFFVKDEFKDTQNDLPYNVVPLKAGVKAFLSKNFYVSGELGAGFGTDDWSETSFVWSPSIGWAFTNGLDIGVKYEDYTKYDPTKQVALRIAYGFNLSK from the coding sequence ATGAAAAAGACTATAAAACTATTGACGGCTGCTTCAGCCATAGCTTTATTATTTAGTGTTACAGAAACTAAAGCTCAGGACTCTCAGGCATGGCGCCTTGGAGTAGGATTAAATGGTGGAGTTGGTACTAAAGATCCGTACGGATTTGTTTTGGGTGGCGACGTTAAATTGCAAAAGGATCTTGCAGGTCCTGTTTCCCTTACGCTGGCTTCGGGCTTTAACCACTTCTTTGTGAAAGATGAGTTTAAAGATACGCAAAATGATTTGCCGTATAACGTTGTTCCTCTAAAGGCTGGTGTAAAGGCTTTTTTGAGTAAAAATTTCTATGTAAGTGGTGAGCTTGGCGCTGGTTTTGGAACTGACGATTGGTCCGAAACATCCTTTGTTTGGTCTCCGTCTATTGGCTGGGCCTTTACTAACGGACTAGATATTGGTGTTAAGTACGAAGACTATACTAAGTACGACCCTACCAAGCAGGTAGCACTTCGTATTGCATACGGTTTCAACCTGAGTAAATAA
- a CDS encoding DUF92 domain-containing protein, protein MNNLFFFFLVLITGVLLSIKTRKLTVGAAFTGGVLAVLIYLGGGYTGLAMLAAFFVLASMVTSWKRGIKEHWKVAEANKGERNTLQVLANGGVAAGCGALCLIYPEKAGLFNLMLAASFASATGDTFSSELGTIYGKRFFNILTFTKDRRGENGVISFEGTLAGLIGSLLIAIVFYIAYGQHNAALVIVCGLAGNLADSILGASLERKHYLGNNVVNFLSTLFAAFLAFLFAT, encoded by the coding sequence ATGAATAATCTCTTTTTCTTTTTTCTGGTTCTGATTACAGGTGTACTCTTAAGTATCAAAACAAGGAAACTCACGGTGGGTGCGGCATTTACAGGAGGTGTACTTGCCGTACTTATCTATCTCGGCGGGGGGTATACCGGCCTGGCAATGCTGGCTGCCTTTTTTGTGCTCGCATCTATGGTTACTTCGTGGAAGCGCGGGATAAAAGAACATTGGAAGGTCGCAGAGGCTAACAAGGGGGAAAGAAACACGTTGCAGGTGTTAGCAAACGGAGGTGTAGCCGCTGGGTGCGGCGCTTTATGTTTGATATACCCGGAAAAGGCAGGACTGTTTAATCTGATGCTAGCGGCAAGTTTTGCCTCGGCTACTGGCGACACTTTTTCCTCGGAGCTGGGAACAATCTACGGGAAGCGTTTTTTTAATATACTCACCTTCACAAAAGACAGGCGAGGGGAGAACGGTGTAATTAGCTTTGAAGGTACGCTAGCTGGACTTATAGGTTCCTTACTTATTGCAATTGTGTTTTATATAGCATATGGACAACACAATGCGGCCCTTGTTATTGTCTGTGGCCTTGCAGGTAACCTTGCTGATTCGATATTGGGAGCCAGCCTGGAAAGAAAACACTACCTGGGTAATAATGTGGTGAACTTCTTAAGTACTTTATTCGCAGCTTTTCTGGCTTTTCTTTTTGCCACTTGA
- a CDS encoding protein-L-isoaspartate(D-aspartate) O-methyltransferase codes for MAFKFVDNYRERGARKKLVTQLRDERKIEDKRVLDAIGKVQRHFFFDETFWNQAYRDIAFPIGEGQTISQPYTVAYQTQLLNIREGDKVLEIGTGSGYQTCILLELGAVVYTIERQEKLYQRAKLFLTKMGYRPNFFLGDGSRGIAECAPYDKILVTAGAPFVPEIMLKQLKVGGTMVIPVGDEKSQKMVTVMRVSDTDYERIELDTFRFVPLVGDQAW; via the coding sequence ATGGCGTTTAAGTTTGTAGATAATTACCGGGAAAGAGGTGCCAGGAAAAAACTGGTAACACAGCTAAGGGACGAACGGAAGATCGAAGATAAAAGGGTGCTGGATGCCATAGGAAAGGTGCAACGCCATTTTTTCTTTGACGAAACTTTCTGGAACCAGGCATATAGAGATATAGCGTTCCCTATCGGGGAGGGGCAAACGATTTCTCAGCCATATACGGTAGCTTATCAAACGCAGCTGCTTAATATCAGAGAGGGCGATAAAGTGCTGGAGATAGGTACCGGATCAGGTTATCAAACCTGTATTCTTCTGGAACTTGGAGCGGTTGTTTATACCATAGAGCGTCAGGAAAAGTTATATCAACGGGCAAAGCTGTTTTTGACGAAGATGGGTTATCGTCCTAACTTCTTTCTTGGAGACGGATCCAGGGGAATAGCTGAATGTGCCCCTTATGATAAAATTCTGGTTACTGCCGGGGCTCCTTTTGTGCCGGAAATTATGCTGAAGCAGTTAAAAGTAGGAGGGACAATGGTGATACCGGTGGGTGACGAAAAATCGCAAAAGATGGTTACTGTGATGAGGGTAAGCGATACGGATTACGAGCGCATAGAATTAGATACATTCAGGTTTGTTCCACTGGTAGGTGATCAGGCGTGGTAG
- a CDS encoding phospho-sugar mutase, protein MQELEPSVLKKINEWLQGSYDAETKQHVQKLLDEKSFTELTDSFYRDLEFGTGGLRGIMGPGSNRINKYTIGAATQGLSNYLKKAYPREQIKVAVAHDSRNNSDYFARITAEVFSANGIYVYFFKELRPTPELSFAIRELGCKSGVMLTASHNPKEYNGYKAYGADGGQFVSPEDTKVMEEVAAVSSVDKIKFNPEEQNIELLGEEIDELYLDKITNLSVSPEAIKRQKDLKIVYSPIHGTGITLVPQALKRFGFTNITLVEEQVKPDGNFPTVVYPNPEEKEALTLALQKGREIDADLILATDPDADRVGIAVKNNEGEFILFNGNQTGSLLINYLLTAWEEKGKLSGNEYIVKTIVTSYIIDEIAKARNVECYNTLTGFKYIGELMTKFEGKKTFIGGGEESYGYLIGELVRDKDAVVSAAFIAEMTAFYKDKGSSLFDALLEMYQQYGFYKEKLVSVTKKGKSGAEEIKAMMERFRNNPPATLGGSKVTALKDYELRVETNIASGAKKELELPKSDVLQFITEDGSIISARPSGTEPKIKFYCSVKTTLSDKSAYQATSAQLDEKVNSIMNDLGV, encoded by the coding sequence ATGCAGGAATTAGAGCCCTCAGTTCTTAAAAAAATCAATGAATGGCTTCAGGGAAGCTACGATGCAGAAACAAAACAACATGTTCAGAAATTGCTGGATGAGAAATCTTTCACTGAGTTAACGGATTCGTTCTACAGAGATCTTGAGTTTGGAACCGGAGGTCTGCGCGGCATTATGGGACCTGGTTCAAACCGTATTAACAAGTATACTATAGGTGCAGCCACCCAGGGACTAAGCAATTACCTGAAAAAAGCCTACCCACGCGAACAGATTAAGGTGGCTGTAGCGCATGACAGCCGTAATAATTCCGACTATTTTGCAAGAATCACAGCCGAAGTATTTTCTGCCAATGGCATTTATGTTTACTTCTTTAAAGAATTAAGACCAACACCCGAATTGTCATTTGCAATAAGAGAGCTAGGCTGTAAAAGCGGCGTAATGCTGACCGCCTCTCATAATCCAAAGGAATATAACGGATATAAAGCCTATGGTGCTGACGGAGGCCAATTTGTATCTCCTGAAGACACGAAAGTGATGGAAGAGGTTGCAGCGGTCAGCAGTGTAGATAAGATAAAATTCAATCCAGAAGAACAGAACATTGAATTGCTAGGTGAGGAGATTGACGAACTTTACCTCGATAAGATCACCAACCTTTCTGTTTCTCCTGAAGCTATTAAACGCCAGAAAGATCTAAAGATAGTGTACTCCCCTATTCACGGAACAGGGATTACACTCGTCCCACAGGCGCTTAAGAGATTCGGATTTACAAATATCACCCTCGTTGAAGAGCAGGTTAAGCCTGACGGCAATTTCCCTACAGTGGTATATCCCAACCCGGAAGAAAAGGAAGCCCTTACTCTTGCACTTCAGAAAGGCCGGGAAATTGATGCAGATCTTATTCTTGCAACCGACCCTGATGCCGACCGTGTTGGTATTGCCGTAAAGAATAATGAAGGAGAGTTTATCCTTTTCAACGGAAACCAAACAGGTAGCTTGTTAATCAATTATCTGCTCACCGCCTGGGAAGAAAAAGGAAAACTATCAGGCAACGAGTATATTGTAAAAACCATTGTCACTTCTTATATTATCGACGAGATTGCAAAAGCCAGGAATGTAGAATGCTACAATACCCTCACTGGCTTTAAATATATCGGCGAATTAATGACGAAGTTCGAAGGCAAAAAGACCTTTATCGGAGGAGGAGAAGAAAGTTATGGATATCTCATAGGCGAGCTCGTTAGAGATAAAGATGCCGTTGTATCGGCAGCATTTATCGCTGAAATGACTGCATTTTACAAAGACAAAGGCAGCAGCTTATTTGATGCATTACTTGAAATGTACCAACAATACGGCTTTTATAAAGAAAAGCTTGTTTCAGTTACTAAGAAAGGAAAGAGCGGAGCTGAAGAAATCAAAGCCATGATGGAACGCTTCAGAAACAATCCCCCTGCTACTCTTGGAGGATCCAAAGTGACTGCACTGAAAGACTACGAATTAAGGGTTGAAACGAATATCGCTTCGGGCGCTAAAAAAGAGCTCGAACTTCCAAAGTCGGATGTACTGCAGTTTATCACTGAAGATGGATCTATTATTTCTGCACGTCCTTCGGGAACAGAACCTAAAATAAAGTTCTACTGCAGTGTCAAAACAACTCTTTCTGATAAATCGGCATATCAGGCAACCAGCGCGCAACTTGATGAAAAGGTTAATTCAATAATGAACGATCTTGGAGTATAA
- a CDS encoding Crp/Fnr family transcriptional regulator yields MDISLLLNNIARYIDLNKEEEEHFASLLHHKKLKRKQFILEEGEINTKSTFVTSGCLRSYIVDKNGIEHVLQFAPREWWIVDMRSFITGSPARLNIDALEESEIIYINKTDFDNLYITVPKFERFSRILGQNSLAAYQYRQIDNIALPAMERYKHFCQLYPSLIKSLPQKQVASYIGVTPEFLSKMLNTTLIK; encoded by the coding sequence ATGGACATCTCCTTATTGCTTAATAATATCGCCAGATACATTGATCTTAACAAAGAAGAGGAAGAACATTTCGCTTCGCTTCTTCACCACAAAAAGCTAAAAAGAAAACAATTTATACTTGAAGAAGGCGAGATAAATACAAAAAGTACATTTGTCACATCCGGCTGTCTCAGAAGCTATATTGTCGACAAGAACGGCATTGAACATGTGTTGCAATTTGCTCCGCGCGAATGGTGGATCGTTGATATGCGAAGCTTTATTACCGGCTCGCCTGCAAGGTTAAATATAGACGCACTCGAAGAAAGTGAAATTATCTATATCAACAAAACCGATTTCGATAATCTGTACATTACGGTGCCAAAATTTGAAAGATTTAGCAGGATTCTCGGGCAAAACTCGCTTGCGGCTTATCAGTACCGGCAGATCGACAATATTGCGCTTCCAGCGATGGAGCGGTATAAACATTTTTGCCAGCTGTATCCATCCCTGATCAAAAGTCTCCCTCAAAAACAAGTGGCGTCCTACATCGGTGTCACACCCGAGTTCTTAAGTAAAATGCTCAATACCACACTTATTAAATAG
- a CDS encoding metal-dependent transcriptional regulator, producing the protein MLSYTEENYLKALLHLTLEVQHKNEAGTNQLAFYLGVKPATATDMLRKLKEKKLISYEKYGKISLSEEGRKKAVEVVRKHRLWETFLYEKLEFSWDEVHEVAEQLEHIQSPKLVEKLDKFLGHPEYDPHGDAIPDAKGYLKPSFKKTLAEADAGTNCRMVAVKDNSASFLQYVSQLNLAIDAKIQVVSLQPYDGSMEIIINNETRTTVSQKFAENILIV; encoded by the coding sequence ATGCTTTCTTATACAGAAGAAAATTATCTAAAGGCTCTGTTGCATCTCACGCTGGAGGTACAGCATAAGAATGAGGCCGGAACAAATCAGCTTGCTTTTTATCTGGGTGTAAAACCAGCAACAGCAACAGATATGCTCAGGAAACTAAAAGAAAAAAAACTCATTTCTTATGAGAAATACGGCAAGATCTCTTTATCCGAAGAAGGCAGGAAAAAGGCAGTAGAAGTAGTACGAAAGCACAGATTGTGGGAAACATTCCTCTACGAAAAACTGGAATTCAGTTGGGATGAGGTGCATGAGGTGGCCGAACAGCTTGAGCATATCCAGTCGCCTAAGCTGGTTGAAAAGCTGGATAAGTTCCTGGGTCATCCTGAGTACGACCCGCATGGTGACGCGATTCCAGATGCAAAGGGCTATTTAAAGCCCTCTTTCAAAAAAACTCTGGCAGAAGCCGATGCCGGAACAAACTGCAGGATGGTCGCGGTCAAAGATAATTCGGCTTCATTTCTGCAATATGTGAGTCAGCTAAACCTCGCTATAGACGCCAAAATACAGGTTGTATCACTTCAACCCTATGATGGCTCTATGGAGATAATAATTAATAATGAAACGAGAACAACCGTTTCGCAAAAATTTGCAGAAAACATTTTAATTGTTTAG
- a CDS encoding glycosyltransferase family protein — translation MKILYAIQGTGNGHLSRAMDIVPCLKRRGQVDVLVSGIQGDLPLPFPIRYKLNGLSFIFGRSGGVDLWKTLIKSSVKKLVKEIKALPVEDYDIVINDFEPVSAWACYMKNQPAIALSHQSAVLAPNSPKPGHSDMIGRLVLKNYAPSSSQYGFHFESYSENIFTPVIRSQVRQHDVSDKGHYTVYLPAYDDKRLYKRLSEYKDVRWEVFSKHNRRPLNFKNISIQPVNNEKFIASMAHSSGVLCGAGFETPAEALYMGKKLLVVPMRNQYEQHLNGAALEMMGIPVIGSLKSKHKPVISDWLQHGKPVAVNYPDVTQQIADMIVDKHTMDIPHKWNIENQYESA, via the coding sequence ATGAAAATTCTCTACGCGATACAGGGAACCGGCAATGGGCATCTTAGCCGGGCAATGGACATAGTTCCATGCCTGAAACGCAGAGGACAAGTGGATGTACTGGTTAGTGGAATACAAGGGGACCTTCCTCTTCCTTTTCCCATTAGATATAAATTAAACGGATTGAGCTTTATCTTTGGCCGGTCGGGTGGAGTAGACCTTTGGAAAACGTTAATAAAGAGCAGTGTGAAAAAGTTGGTCAAGGAGATTAAAGCTTTGCCTGTTGAGGATTACGATATCGTGATCAACGATTTCGAACCAGTATCGGCATGGGCATGTTATATGAAGAATCAGCCTGCTATTGCTTTAAGTCATCAGTCGGCTGTACTTGCTCCCAATTCTCCTAAACCTGGTCATAGCGATATGATAGGAAGGTTGGTACTTAAGAATTACGCCCCTTCGAGTTCTCAATATGGGTTTCATTTTGAGTCTTACAGCGAGAATATTTTTACTCCGGTTATAAGAAGCCAGGTGCGGCAACATGACGTTTCGGATAAAGGACATTATACAGTTTATCTCCCTGCCTACGACGACAAACGGCTTTATAAAAGATTATCAGAATATAAAGATGTCCGCTGGGAGGTTTTTTCAAAGCATAACCGACGGCCTCTGAATTTTAAGAATATTAGTATACAGCCTGTTAATAACGAAAAGTTTATCGCTAGTATGGCCCACTCGTCGGGAGTATTATGCGGTGCGGGCTTTGAAACCCCTGCCGAAGCACTTTATATGGGAAAAAAACTGTTGGTTGTTCCGATGAGAAATCAATATGAGCAGCATTTAAATGGTGCGGCATTAGAGATGATGGGCATACCTGTTATAGGCAGCTTGAAATCGAAACATAAGCCGGTTATATCTGATTGGCTGCAACATGGGAAGCCGGTCGCGGTAAATTATCCTGATGTTACCCAGCAAATTGCCGACATGATAGTGGATAAGCACACAATGGATATTCCGCATAAATGGAACATTGAGAATCAGTATGAGAGTGCCTGA
- a CDS encoding ABC transporter permease codes for MRTIGFLLQKEFRQILRNRTIRGMIFIMPIIQLIVIPMAADYEVKNINLAIVDHDHSPYTQKLILKIAASGYFKLNKYSSSFKEAFTQIETDKADLILEIPQGFEKNLIRENEQKLFIAINAINGVKASMGGAYIGNIIRSFNNEIRLEFIQPQKIAEVPAVEVVPSNWFNAEMNYHVFMVPGILAILVTMVGGFLSALNIVKEKEAGTIEQINVTPIRKHHFIIGKLIPFWVLGNIIFTIGLLIAWLIYGIVPQGNLAVLYTCTSVYLLAILGFGLLISTFCDTQQQAMLIMFFFMMIFILMGGLYTTIESMPNWAQTVARFNPASYLIEIVRMVILKGSGFKDVMPHIIKLSLFAIILNGWAIYNYKKTS; via the coding sequence ATGCGTACGATAGGATTTTTGCTTCAGAAAGAATTCCGGCAGATACTCCGGAACAGAACCATCAGAGGTATGATTTTTATTATGCCAATAATTCAGCTGATCGTTATCCCAATGGCCGCAGATTACGAAGTGAAAAATATCAACCTTGCTATAGTTGACCACGATCACTCTCCATATACGCAAAAGCTTATATTAAAAATAGCTGCTTCGGGGTACTTTAAACTGAATAAGTACAGCAGTTCATTTAAAGAAGCATTCACTCAAATAGAAACTGATAAGGCCGATTTGATCCTCGAAATACCCCAAGGCTTCGAAAAAAATCTCATTCGGGAAAATGAACAGAAACTTTTTATTGCAATCAACGCCATTAACGGTGTAAAGGCCAGCATGGGAGGAGCATATATCGGCAATATTATCAGAAGCTTTAATAACGAAATACGCTTAGAGTTTATACAACCGCAAAAAATTGCCGAAGTACCTGCTGTAGAAGTGGTGCCGTCTAACTGGTTCAATGCTGAAATGAATTATCACGTATTCATGGTACCGGGAATTCTTGCCATCCTGGTGACGATGGTTGGAGGCTTTCTTTCTGCTCTGAATATTGTTAAAGAAAAAGAAGCGGGGACTATTGAACAAATAAATGTAACACCTATCCGCAAACATCATTTTATCATCGGCAAGCTCATCCCCTTCTGGGTGTTGGGGAATATAATATTTACAATAGGCTTGCTAATCGCATGGCTTATTTATGGTATTGTCCCGCAGGGTAACCTTGCTGTCCTCTACACATGCACTTCGGTATACCTGCTTGCAATTTTAGGCTTTGGATTGCTCATTTCCACATTTTGTGATACCCAGCAACAAGCAATGCTCATCATGTTCTTCTTCATGATGATCTTCATTCTTATGGGCGGACTCTATACAACCATTGAAAGTATGCCCAACTGGGCTCAAACAGTCGCGCGGTTTAACCCGGCGAGCTATTTAATAGAAATAGTACGCATGGTGATCCTTAAAGGCAGCGGTTTTAAAGATGTAATGCCCCACATCATAAAGCTGTCGCTATTCGCTATTATACTTAACGGATGGGCAATATATAACTACAAGAAAACAAGCTGA